GCATCGGCGGCGCGGTGGTGGTGCAGCGCCATCTCTATCGCGGGACGAACGGCAATGCGGGTGAGTTTGGCGGCCTGTTTCCAAAATCCCATCCGCGTCCTTCGGGACAGGACCTTTGCGACACGCTGGCCGCTCACGGCATGGATATCAGGCGTCTGAAGGATATCGATGAAAGCTATTCGGATCACCCTGCCGTGGTCGCCTGGCTTGAAAGAGCGACAGAACAGCTTCGCTTGCTCGCACTGACCGTTGCCCGAACGATCGATCCCGGTGCCATCATTTTTGGCGGATCGCTACCCGACTGGATTCTCGAACATATCGTGCAGCGCATCGGCTCGCTGGAAATGCTCGGCGAGGATTTCTTCGTCGAACCCCCCGAAATACGCAAATCGATGATGAGCGACCTGCCGCATCTTGGTGCCGCCAGCATACCGATCTACCGTGCCACGACACCCAGCTATTATTCAGGCAGGGCGTTGAAGGGATGGGCTTAGCCGCTGTTATTCGGCAGCCTTCTTACCCAGTAATGGATTAAGTTGCCGGCTGTCTGCACCTGTGAAGCGAATGCGCCTATTCCGCCCTCCCTTAAGATAATCCGGGTGCCCTCATCGTCATGACAGGCAACTGCTAGAGAAAACCTACCTGCTGCCAGCTTCTGTCCCCATTTGCGCGGGCAAAGATTCCCGGAGCGACACCGTTTCTTTTGCGGAAAGCGGTACTGAATGCGCTGGCGGATTCGTAGCCGATCTCCTCGGCGATATGATCGAGCGACTTTACGCCGCGCATCAGCGCGTCCCTGGCAAGCGCCATCCGCCAGCGCGCTAGATATTCGATCGGCGCGCAACCGAGCACTTCATTAAACCGCGCGGCAAAGGCCGAGCGCGACATGCCGGCGATCCCGGCCAGTTCGGCCACGGTCCAGTTCGCGCGGACATTGGCATGCATGGCAGACAAGGCGCGGGCAAGCCCGGGCAAGCGCATTCCCTTCACCAGCCCCGCCGGAATAGCCTCGCTGCCGGCGCCGGGACGACGCAGCACTTCGATCAAAAGAACCTCCAGCATGCGCCGGATGATGAGTTCCTTGCCCGCATCCTCGCTGGCGCATTCCTCTGACAGCAATTCTATGAGGCGCGCCAGCCGGGATGCTCCGCCCTCGCCCGCCGGCACATGGATCAGCCCGGGAATCAGCGAAAGCAAAAGCGCGGCATTGATCCGCTCGAACATGAAGCTTCCCCCAAGCGCAACGAAATCCGGCTCTCCCTCCTGTTCACCATGCCGGACCGCCCGGTCTTGCGGCTCCACCGGAATACATTCGACATCGGTATCGCTGCAGAGCGAGAAAGCCGGCGTCGATGGCAGGAGCAGAAAATCACCGCGCGCCAGCCGCAGGGGGTCGCGGCCCTCGAGCAGAACCCAGGCCGCGCCGGAAAGGACGATTGCAAAACCCGGAGCGTCATAAGCGCGATAACGCACGCCCCACCGGCCCCGTCCGGAAATCGGCTTGGACACGGCGGCACTCGGGCGCAGAAGATCGATAATATCGCTGAGTGGATCCATTCTCTGGACGATCAATAATAAATTTCGGCTTATTAAGCATATATCATCCAGATAACGTTGTCTATCTCCAATGGCATCAAACAATGGAGATTTATGATGACCAAGACCATCCTCATCACCGGCACCTCGTCTGGTTATGGCAAGGCGACCGCCGCGTTCTTTCTGTCCCGCGGCTGGAACGTCATCGCGACCATGCGAAATCCGGATGCGAGCCACTTCGGTGACGATACCGGACGGTTGCGCGTCCTTCCTCTGGATGTGACGGACGAAAAGAGCATCGCGGCCCTGATCGATACGGCAGGCCCGGTCGACGTGCTGGTAAACAATGCCGGCATCGGCATGGTCGGGGCTTTCGAGGCGACACCCATGTCGGCAATCCGTACGATCTTCGACACCAACAGCTTCGGTGTGATGGCAATGACGCAGGCGATCATCCCGCAGATGCGGAAACGCCGGTCCGGCACGATCGTCAACGTCACCTCCAGCGCCACGCTCGCCTCTTTCCCGCTCGCCGCCGCCTACACCGCCAGCAAGCAGGCAATACAGGGTTTTTCCGGTTCACTTGCGCATGAGCTGGGTCATTTCGGCATCCGCGTGAAGCTGGTCGAACCCGGCTATGCGCCGACGACCCGTTTCACCGCAAACGCCATCCTGCCGCTGGAGCAATTGCTGCCGGACGACTACATGGGCTTTGCCGCGCCAATCCTGGAAGGTTTCGCCACGCCAGCCATGACGACCACGCAAGATGATGTCGCCGAGACGGTCTGGAATGCCGTCCATGACGTATCCGGCCAGCTTCGTTTTCCGGCAGGCCCGGATGCCGTCGCGCTGGCTCGGGGAAACTGACCGAACGTGGATAAACCGCAGATGCCGGGTGCTTCAGCAACACCCGGCATCGATGTTCGCGGCATCTCACGCAGGTTCCGTCGATGCTTTCTCCGCAATCTCCGGCCACAGCCCCTCCGTCGCCGTCATCAGCGCCGGCGTGGCGGCGGCAACCCAGGGGATGCCGCTGCCGGGGCGCGTCCCGATGCGGACATCGAGACCCGCTTCCCTTGCGAGAACGACGCCGCCGGCGATGTCCCACATGGTCGTCAGCTTCTGCAGATGGCCGTCGAAGATGCCGCGCGCGGCAAAGGCAAGGCCGATCGATGTCGAGCGGATGGATTCCACCACCCAGCCCGCATGCCGAAGCCCGACATTGAGAGCCGCCACTTCCGCCGCATCGCCGGCGGCGCTGTCGCCGAGCGACATGACCTGCACAGCCTCGAAGGGCACCTGACGGGCAAGCGGCTTGCCGTTCAGCATCAACCCGGTCCCATCAGCCGCCGCGTAGATATCCGCAAACACCGGCATGGCCACAACTCCGAGTTCCGGTTGGCCGCTCCGCACGAAACCGAGCGAGATGCCCCAGAGCGGCGAACCGCGCAGGAAATTGGCGGTGCCATCGATGGGATCGATGATCCAGTAGGCGTCATCGGCAACGCCGCCCATTTCTTCGCCCAGCACGGTTTCGCCGGGAAAGGCGGCCGCCAGACGGTCGCGGATGAGCTTTTCGACCGTGGTGTCGGCTTCCGAGACGAAATCCTGAAAACCCTTCGTCCGGGTGGCGATGGCATCGCGTGCCTCGAAAAAGCGAAGGGCAAGGCCCATCGCTTCCTCGATGATGGCGACGGCGCGTTCGAGCCGCTCGCTCATCGTCTCCACGCCCTGCCCGTCTCGCCGGCGCCAGCCTTCAGCCAGCCCGTGAAGGCTTCGACTTCATCCGTCTGGATCGCGCCGACGCCGGCCTCGGCAAGAGCGCCCCACACGGTTTCGGGATTTGAAAGCGCCCGCGTATCGTCGAAATCAACGCAATGGGACACATCAAGCGTGTTGATCCACAGGCGGATATTCTGGCGCTCCATCTCGGCCCGGCCTTCGGTAAGATCGGCAATGTCGGTAAATTTCACCTCGATCATCGGCGCCTTCAACGCCTCGATACGGCGCAGATCCTCGGCGAACTTGCCCTTCCGGACCGGGAACATCGGCATATGCGGGATCTTGCCGAACCAGTCAGTGTTCAGCACCTCGAAACGGCCCGCTTCGGGATCGATATCGGTCTTCACCAGCACCTGATCCTCGACGCCGAGCCGCAGCACGGTTTCCATGACCTGCGGCAGATCGCGGGTGAATTTGGTGTCGATATTGACGGTGATCCTGCCGCGCGCCTCTTCCAGCAACTCCTCCAGCGTCGGCACGCATTCATCGGTCACCTCAGCGGCCTCGCCGCCTGCGCCGGCCTTCAGCTTCGCTGCGCGGACCACCTCGAAAGGTAGCGCGCTCACCGTTCCATTGCCCGTCGTGGTTCGGTCGAGCGTTTCGTCATGAATGACAACGAGCCGGCCATCGGTCGTCGCCTGCGTGTCGATCTCGATCATCTCGACGCCGACCGCGATCGCAGCGCGGACGGAGGCGAGCGAGTTTTCCGCAGTGGCGGTCCAGAAGCCGCGATGGGCGATGGTCAGGATGGCCGGATTGTCTCGCGAGCAGAGTGCAAGCACATTGCAGGGATTAGAGGTATTGCGGGAGGCAGCAAGGGTCTGGTGCATGATTTTCACTTTCGGACGTTGCAATTACCGGGTTTGACTGCCCGGATCAGATTTTCCCCATACCCGCCGCCATCAGATCATCGCGCAGGATGCGGCCCGCAATGATGAAGACAATGAGTGCGGGAAGAAGCAGGATGAAGGAGACGATGGCGGCGAGCGGCAGCTGCATCGAATAGGGATCGAGATACATGTAGAGCTTGATCGGCAGGGTCTCGACGACCGGCGCGCCGACGATGAAGGACTTGTCGAATTCCTCGAAGCTGCCGATGAAGGACATCAGCCCGCCGGCCAGAAGGCCGGGCACGGCCAGCGGCAATATGATGTGCAGCACTATGCCGACCGCTCCCGCGCCAAGCGAGCGGGCGGCATGAATGAGATCATCGGGAATGGTCTCCAGCGCCGCCGTCATCAGCCGGATCATCAGCGGCAGGGTGCCGACGATCTGCACAAGGATGACGCCCGTCACCGAATAAGCGAGGCCGAAAAGAAGGAACACCTGACCGATGCCAACGGCGACGACAAGCCCGGGAATGATGATCGGCGCCAGAATGAAGATTTCCACCAGCCGTTTCAGCCGGAAGGGAAAACGCGCCATGGCCCAGGCGGTGGGCAAGGCGATGGCCGCAGTCAGGAAGGTGACGACGATGGCGATGAGGATGCTGTTGACCGCAGCGCGGATGAGGCTGCCATCGCTCAGGATGCTCGCCCAGCGCGCCGTGGTGTAATCCTTTGGCACGATGAGCGGCGGCGACCAGCCGTCGGCAATGCTCCAGAGGAACATAAGCGCCAGCGGCACGGCGATAGCGAGTGTCAGCGCGCCATAAAGCCCAATGGAAACGAAAATCCGGTCCTCCGGCGTAAAGGCGCGGCGACGGGCACTGCTGGGGGGATCGAGAGTTATAGCGCTCATCATGCGTCTCCGCGGGTTTGGCCGGGGCCGATGCGGGATGTCAGGGAATAATAGAGCAGCAGCACGGAGACCGCGAAGAGGCTCAGCACCATGCCCATGGCATAGACTTGGTTGAAACGTCCCTGGTTGAATTCCTTGACCATCAGCACCGAAAGGGGCCGGGCCGTCGGCGGGCCGACAATGTCGGGAATGGCATAGGAGCCCATGGAACCGATGAAGGTCAGAAGAATGGCGGCGGTGATGCCCGGCATGGCGAGCGGCACCTCCACGAAGAAGAATGTCTTCAACCGCGAAGCGCCAAGCGTGCGCGAGGCATAGCGGATATCCTCGGGAATGGCTGCGAAGGCGCTGGTGATGATCAGCGTCATGAAGGGTATCTGCTTCCAGACGCTGGCGAGGATGACGCCGACGCCCCAGTCGTCGCGTACGAGCTTGGGCAGTTCCAGCCCGAGCGGCGCGACCAGCCGGTCGAGAAAACCGCCCCTCTCAAAAACGACGA
This portion of the Agrobacterium tumefaciens genome encodes:
- a CDS encoding AraC family transcriptional regulator, with translation MDPLSDIIDLLRPSAAVSKPISGRGRWGVRYRAYDAPGFAIVLSGAAWVLLEGRDPLRLARGDFLLLPSTPAFSLCSDTDVECIPVEPQDRAVRHGEQEGEPDFVALGGSFMFERINAALLLSLIPGLIHVPAGEGGASRLARLIELLSEECASEDAGKELIIRRMLEVLLIEVLRRPGAGSEAIPAGLVKGMRLPGLARALSAMHANVRANWTVAELAGIAGMSRSAFAARFNEVLGCAPIEYLARWRMALARDALMRGVKSLDHIAEEIGYESASAFSTAFRKRNGVAPGIFARANGDRSWQQVGFL
- a CDS encoding ABC transporter permease; protein product: MMAGLFRNRRAQLLFLLLPGVGYLLVFFGGPLLSALIGSFRQEDGSFTLMFYQRIFTRASMIRGLTTSIYYGVMPVIVSLAASVPLALLIRKSFLGRKLFSGLYKLPMAVPGIIVGLMVIVVFERGGFLDRLVAPLGLELPKLVRDDWGVGVILASVWKQIPFMTLIITSAFAAIPEDIRYASRTLGASRLKTFFFVEVPLAMPGITAAILLTFIGSMGSYAIPDIVGPPTARPLSVLMVKEFNQGRFNQVYAMGMVLSLFAVSVLLLYYSLTSRIGPGQTRGDA
- a CDS encoding myo-inositol-1-monophosphatase: MSERLERAVAIIEEAMGLALRFFEARDAIATRTKGFQDFVSEADTTVEKLIRDRLAAAFPGETVLGEEMGGVADDAYWIIDPIDGTANFLRGSPLWGISLGFVRSGQPELGVVAMPVFADIYAAADGTGLMLNGKPLARQVPFEAVQVMSLGDSAAGDAAEVAALNVGLRHAGWVVESIRSTSIGLAFAARGIFDGHLQKLTTMWDIAGGVVLAREAGLDVRIGTRPGSGIPWVAAATPALMTATEGLWPEIAEKASTEPA
- a CDS encoding ABC transporter permease, translating into MMSAITLDPPSSARRRAFTPEDRIFVSIGLYGALTLAIAVPLALMFLWSIADGWSPPLIVPKDYTTARWASILSDGSLIRAAVNSILIAIVVTFLTAAIALPTAWAMARFPFRLKRLVEIFILAPIIIPGLVVAVGIGQVFLLFGLAYSVTGVILVQIVGTLPLMIRLMTAALETIPDDLIHAARSLGAGAVGIVLHIILPLAVPGLLAGGLMSFIGSFEEFDKSFIVGAPVVETLPIKLYMYLDPYSMQLPLAAIVSFILLLPALIVFIIAGRILRDDLMAAGMGKI
- a CDS encoding SDR family oxidoreductase → MTKTILITGTSSGYGKATAAFFLSRGWNVIATMRNPDASHFGDDTGRLRVLPLDVTDEKSIAALIDTAGPVDVLVNNAGIGMVGAFEATPMSAIRTIFDTNSFGVMAMTQAIIPQMRKRRSGTIVNVTSSATLASFPLAAAYTASKQAIQGFSGSLAHELGHFGIRVKLVEPGYAPTTRFTANAILPLEQLLPDDYMGFAAPILEGFATPAMTTTQDDVAETVWNAVHDVSGQLRFPAGPDAVALARGN
- a CDS encoding glycerophosphodiester phosphodiesterase family protein — encoded protein: MHQTLAASRNTSNPCNVLALCSRDNPAILTIAHRGFWTATAENSLASVRAAIAVGVEMIEIDTQATTDGRLVVIHDETLDRTTTGNGTVSALPFEVVRAAKLKAGAGGEAAEVTDECVPTLEELLEEARGRITVNIDTKFTRDLPQVMETVLRLGVEDQVLVKTDIDPEAGRFEVLNTDWFGKIPHMPMFPVRKGKFAEDLRRIEALKAPMIEVKFTDIADLTEGRAEMERQNIRLWINTLDVSHCVDFDDTRALSNPETVWGALAEAGVGAIQTDEVEAFTGWLKAGAGETGRAWRR